One Ostrea edulis chromosome 2, xbOstEdul1.1, whole genome shotgun sequence genomic region harbors:
- the LOC125678116 gene encoding protein sprouty homolog 2-like, translating into MRSVRAHRQTLPPPDGDGGIVTLDQVRPHPRTQNEYVEGPKFPEREASQPSSGVPLSNRVALPSRQSSGLRNLNETLITRQPVSISPPLKKEPISEVDNDIICAKCGKCKCGSCTEPQKLPQHWCCGDKCQVSPDCIVDTCTCFCCVKAVFYHCGKDQDDDEDMCYMHPCAGCTKPHCVERWTCMAMMACCLPCLCCYWPARGLLKACTSCYNKCRKKGCQCTTRQTKKQTVEKNGSPLTRGLLIESDSSSA; encoded by the coding sequence ATGAGATCAGTGAGAGCTCACCGACAAACCCTGCCACCTCCCGATGGCGATGGAGGTATTGTCACGCTGGACCAGGTACGTCCTCATCCTAGAACACAAAATGAGTATGTAGAAGGACCAAAGTTTCCAGAACGTGAAGCATCACAACCCAGCTCTGGAGTCCCACTCTCCAATCGTGTAGCCTTGCCATCAAGACAATCCTCAGGACTCCGAAATTTGAATGAAACACTTATTACGAGACAACCTGTGTCAATTTCTCCACCGCTGAAAAAGGAGCCTATATCAGAGGTTGACAATGACATTATCTGTGcaaaatgtggaaaatgtaAGTGCGGTTCTTGCACAGAACCTCAAAAACTACCACAACATTGGTGCTGTGGAGATAAATGCCAAGTGTCACCTGACTGTATTGTGGACACTTGCACATGTTTCTGTTGTGTGAAGGCTGTGTTTTACCATTGCGGGAAGGACCAAGATGATGATGAAGACATGTGTTATATGCATCCCTGTGCTGGATGCACAAAACCGCATTGTGTGGAACGGTGGACTTGCATGGCCATGATGGCCTGTTGCCTGCCATGTCTTTGCTGTTACTGGCCAGCACGAGGGTTGCTGAAAGCTTGCACCTCGTGCTACAATAAGTGTCGGAAGAAAGGATGTCAGTGCACAACAAGGCAAACAAAAAAGCAAACTGTTGAGAAAAACGGGTCACCTCTTACTAGAGGACTACTTATTGAATCTGATTCAAGTAGTGCGTAA